The following coding sequences are from one Kiritimatiellales bacterium window:
- a CDS encoding SGNH/GDSL hydrolase family protein codes for MVYRIFSFFIAGIFISPNLGGMKKLIAVFVLLPVFLFSVAPDFSEFARRAENGERLCVAFFGGSLTVGANSTDPWKTSYRAIISRKLEDRFPMSQFRFIDAALGGTGSQLAVFRLDRDVLAYEPDLVFLDFTINDKAFDFPNPARLAAYEAVVRRLVLAGIPVLQARFSIKKDGLPNPPPRPLDAEHKKIAEAYGLPQADAVALLKERVATGIADANELWDTPDSVHPGDAGYALYAAAVWDAFEQAISNAAVCRAPEKMLHAETYVTANRFHIAANGDLPDVWTRAEPHRIAIAFDFLCSRWMGTLAVAAPGAKPLRFRVRASEVMLFGESTKKSGAFSVRINGEPAGTFNANCADGNMRLVKIIASGMDAGNEWLLEIVPELSASEELRIESICAAGFPASVAPEN; via the coding sequence ATGGTGTACAGAATTTTTTCTTTTTTCATTGCAGGCATTTTTATTTCACCGAATCTTGGCGGCATGAAAAAATTGATCGCTGTTTTTGTTTTACTGCCGGTTTTTCTTTTTTCCGTTGCGCCGGATTTTTCAGAGTTTGCGCGCCGGGCTGAAAACGGCGAGCGGCTTTGTGTCGCGTTTTTTGGCGGAAGCCTGACCGTCGGCGCGAATTCAACGGATCCGTGGAAAACATCATACCGCGCTATCATTTCCCGCAAGCTGGAGGATCGTTTCCCGATGTCGCAGTTCCGGTTTATTGATGCAGCGCTGGGCGGCACCGGTTCGCAACTGGCGGTGTTCCGGCTGGATCGCGATGTGCTGGCGTATGAGCCGGATCTGGTTTTTCTGGATTTTACGATTAACGACAAGGCGTTTGATTTTCCGAACCCGGCGCGGCTGGCGGCGTATGAGGCGGTTGTCCGGCGACTGGTGTTGGCAGGGATTCCGGTGTTGCAGGCGCGTTTTTCAATTAAAAAAGACGGCCTGCCGAATCCGCCGCCGCGCCCGCTCGATGCGGAGCATAAAAAAATTGCTGAGGCGTACGGACTGCCGCAGGCGGATGCGGTTGCTTTGTTGAAAGAGCGCGTCGCCACCGGAATTGCAGATGCAAATGAGCTGTGGGATACGCCCGATTCTGTTCATCCCGGTGACGCCGGATACGCATTGTATGCGGCTGCGGTGTGGGATGCGTTTGAGCAGGCGATCAGCAATGCCGCTGTTTGTCGCGCGCCGGAAAAAATGCTGCATGCGGAAACGTATGTGACGGCGAACCGCTTCCACATTGCCGCCAACGGCGATCTGCCGGACGTCTGGACACGCGCCGAACCGCACCGGATTGCGATTGCATTCGATTTTCTCTGTTCACGCTGGATGGGCACACTGGCAGTGGCGGCGCCGGGAGCAAAGCCGCTGCGGTTCCGCGTACGCGCTTCGGAGGTGATGCTGTTCGGTGAGAGTACAAAAAAATCCGGAGCGTTCAGCGTTCGGATTAACGGTGAGCCCGCCGGAACGTTTAATGCAAACTGCGCCGACGGCAATATGCGACTGGTTAAAATCATTGCGTCCGGTATGGATGCCGGAAACGAGTGGCTGCTGGAGATTGTGCCGGAACTGTCCGCCAGCGAGGAGCTGCGGATTGAGAGCATTTGCGCCGCCGGTTTTCCGGCGTCCGTCGCACCGGAAAATTAG
- the cdaA gene encoding diadenylate cyclase CdaA, with protein sequence MNWLSGIENPGIGGWIEITILSFIFYYLIKFFRGTRASAIFTGLAVLFVCLILITKFTNLLIINWLLQRVMIYLALALVVIFQPEVRRALARIGQRTNFLGTKGRRALADPIVLAVNMLAERKIGALIAIERDVETKGIQDTGVALHCDVSAELLATIFYPGTPLHDGGVIINENKIAAAGCVFPLSQNDDMARTLGTRHRAAIGMTEESDAVVIVVSEETGVVSIAYNGRLKRGFDEAHLKRVLSSFLGRESSGLKKLKSHQPAYAGGQLNFIFGEAPQHD encoded by the coding sequence ATGAATTGGCTTTCAGGCATAGAAAATCCCGGCATCGGCGGCTGGATCGAAATTACGATTCTCTCCTTTATTTTTTATTATCTGATTAAATTTTTCCGCGGCACGCGCGCGTCCGCTATTTTTACCGGTCTGGCGGTGCTGTTTGTCTGTCTGATTTTAATTACAAAATTCACCAATCTGTTAATTATCAACTGGCTGCTGCAGCGCGTCATGATTTATCTGGCGCTTGCGCTGGTGGTGATCTTTCAGCCGGAAGTCCGGCGCGCATTGGCGCGCATCGGACAGCGCACGAATTTTCTTGGTACGAAAGGCCGGCGCGCACTGGCGGATCCGATTGTACTGGCGGTGAATATGCTGGCCGAACGGAAGATCGGCGCATTAATTGCAATTGAACGCGATGTTGAAACAAAGGGTATTCAGGATACCGGTGTGGCCTTGCACTGCGATGTCAGTGCGGAACTGCTGGCCACTATTTTTTATCCCGGCACGCCGCTGCACGACGGCGGTGTGATTATTAATGAAAACAAGATCGCCGCTGCCGGCTGTGTTTTCCCGCTGTCGCAGAACGACGATATGGCGCGTACGCTCGGCACACGGCATCGCGCGGCAATCGGAATGACGGAAGAATCCGACGCGGTGGTGATTGTTGTTTCGGAAGAAACCGGTGTGGTTTCGATCGCGTATAACGGGCGATTGAAACGCGGGTTTGATGAAGCGCATTTAAAACGCGTGCTGTCGTCGTTTCTCGGCCGCGAATCGAGCGGACTGAAAAAACTGAAAAGTCATCAGCCGGCATACGCCGGCGGACAATTGAATTTTATTTTCGGAGAAGCACCGCAACATGACTGA
- a CDS encoding transposase produces MGLTGALTLVSTMPEPGQIGDNQAAAPAGLAPHNRDSGKFRGQRHIHGGRAEVRRALYMCAISARRRNPILKEFYERLIADGKKKKAALIAVACKLIVLANRLLADPGFQLS; encoded by the coding sequence ATCGGACTCACCGGTGCACTGACACTCGTCAGTACGATGCCTGAACCCGGTCAGATCGGTGATAACCAGGCAGCGGCGCCGGCCGGATTAGCGCCGCACAATCGTGACAGCGGAAAGTTCCGCGGCCAGCGCCATATCCATGGCGGCCGCGCGGAAGTGCGGCGTGCACTCTACATGTGCGCCATAAGTGCACGGCGCCGCAATCCAATCCTGAAGGAGTTTTATGAACGGCTTATCGCCGACGGAAAAAAGAAAAAAGCGGCGCTCATTGCAGTGGCATGCAAATTAATCGTACTGGCCAACCGGCTGCTCGCAGATCCCGGGTTCCAGCTCTCATAA
- a CDS encoding transposase, producing the protein MNDKAVYIGVDVSKEFLDIDSFDSKPAHIPNSKAGIRRLIERIKNADQHIIICCESTGGCERLLCDRLTDAGLDAARVDPQSVRDFAKSRKILARTDQLDAKVLSLFGTLNNRGCMYSSRSGGPRSMH; encoded by the coding sequence ATGAATGACAAGGCCGTCTACATCGGTGTCGATGTTTCAAAGGAGTTTCTGGACATCGATTCGTTTGATTCAAAACCCGCACACATTCCTAATTCCAAAGCCGGTATCCGCCGGCTCATTGAGCGGATTAAGAATGCAGATCAACACATAATCATCTGCTGTGAATCCACCGGCGGATGCGAACGCCTGCTGTGTGACAGGCTCACAGACGCAGGCCTTGATGCTGCCCGGGTTGATCCCCAAAGCGTACGCGACTTCGCGAAGTCGCGTAAGATCCTTGCCAGGACCGATCAGCTTGACGCAAAAGTTCTATCGTTGTTCGGTACACTGAATAACCGCGGCTGTATGTACAGCAGCCGCAGTGGCGGACCGCGCTCAATGCACTGA
- a CDS encoding CdaR family protein, protein MTERKKTIKDYIVLLWKTVSYHWLLKLGCVALAFAVWQAIRETTSFEILVTDVPVEISAGPGRAVMDQSAETVNIRFRGAREDLRFISSDELAVFIEVPRTSDRAKQSVKLQPRFVRTTSRAQIVQFDPSEITVSIDREVERILPVKAVFEGELPAGVQLEKTECTPAAVRVRGAEQLLRNLELVRTVPVSLDGRYTSFRTAAMIADTAEFWNASPEYVTVDFTLVERVVTRRLENINIRVLVSSAESRVTRISPETATIELSGRTANVDDLHRHDVYLYADCSELTAAGEYEMPVHAAVPAGFKTDRIEPATVKVTVKKL, encoded by the coding sequence ATGACTGAGCGGAAAAAGACAATTAAAGATTATATTGTACTGCTGTGGAAAACCGTTTCGTACCACTGGCTGCTGAAACTCGGCTGCGTGGCGCTGGCATTTGCGGTGTGGCAGGCGATCCGCGAAACAACAAGTTTTGAAATTCTAGTGACGGATGTGCCGGTGGAAATTTCTGCCGGTCCGGGGCGCGCGGTGATGGATCAGTCGGCGGAAACGGTCAATATCCGTTTCCGCGGTGCGCGTGAAGATTTACGGTTTATCAGCAGCGATGAACTGGCAGTGTTTATTGAAGTGCCGCGCACGTCTGACCGCGCAAAACAGTCTGTTAAACTTCAGCCGCGATTCGTGCGTACCACCTCGCGCGCGCAAATTGTCCAGTTCGATCCATCGGAAATTACAGTCTCCATCGACCGTGAAGTGGAGCGTATTCTGCCGGTGAAAGCGGTGTTCGAAGGTGAACTTCCGGCAGGCGTTCAGCTTGAAAAAACAGAGTGTACGCCGGCAGCGGTCCGGGTGCGCGGCGCTGAACAACTGCTGCGCAATCTCGAACTGGTGCGCACCGTGCCGGTGAGTCTGGACGGACGTTACACATCGTTCCGTACAGCCGCAATGATTGCCGATACGGCGGAATTCTGGAATGCATCGCCGGAATATGTAACAGTAGATTTTACTCTGGTTGAACGCGTTGTTACGCGCCGGCTTGAAAATATAAATATCCGGGTTCTGGTATCATCGGCTGAGTCGCGTGTGACAAGAATTTCACCGGAAACCGCGACCATCGAGTTGTCTGGACGCACTGCGAACGTAGACGATCTGCATCGGCACGATGTATATTTATATGCCGACTGTTCAGAACTGACGGCGGCGGGCGAATATGAAATGCCGGTGCATGCGGCGGTGCCGGCCGGATTTAAAACCGATCGCATTGAGCCGGCGACTGTAAAAGTAACTGTTAAAAAATTATAA
- a CDS encoding Gfo/Idh/MocA family oxidoreductase, with product MNLAIIGCGGYAAYLRDRISELPEICRLVAIVTRNSDSEPVQQCAAAGVSIYKDIDALIANVPPETCPAIVIPTSIDSHFEYAAKAVENGFHVLLEKPPVVTIQDMDKLIELQRRTGKWIAVNFQHLFATSTAAIKNRLMFGEFGAIKSVHAHALWPRSEEYFRRAAWSGKLRMNNVWVLDGTIGNPLAHLMAEALYLGSSAAGMASPETVQAELYHANAIESEDTNAVCIQAENGVKLLFSASLATPESGAVVCEIRTEKATVTLTDFCTVDVEFHDGRRERQDFTEEDDGIFSRLAMLRSTIHSLKSGERPLITVEECRPFVLAWNGAFESAGIPAAIDAEFTAVKKQNGNTFRYIKNIGGSVRQMAENGTLFSAAAIPWAKPGRIVDMRNYTHFPSLNYELIELEQIESRRIHIERAS from the coding sequence ATGAATTTGGCAATCATCGGCTGCGGCGGCTATGCAGCATATTTGCGCGACCGGATCAGCGAGCTGCCGGAAATCTGCCGGCTGGTTGCAATAGTGACCCGGAATTCAGACAGCGAACCGGTACAGCAGTGTGCCGCAGCCGGGGTTTCCATTTATAAAGATATTGATGCCCTGATTGCAAATGTGCCGCCGGAAACCTGTCCGGCGATTGTTATTCCGACCAGTATAGACAGTCATTTCGAGTACGCGGCGAAAGCGGTGGAAAACGGGTTTCATGTGCTGCTGGAGAAACCGCCGGTGGTGACGATTCAGGATATGGATAAACTGATTGAACTGCAGCGGCGCACCGGAAAATGGATTGCTGTGAATTTTCAGCATCTGTTTGCGACGTCAACGGCCGCGATTAAAAACCGGTTGATGTTCGGCGAGTTCGGCGCAATTAAAAGTGTGCATGCGCATGCGCTCTGGCCGCGCTCGGAAGAATATTTCCGCCGCGCGGCGTGGAGCGGAAAGCTGCGGATGAACAATGTGTGGGTGCTGGACGGAACGATTGGAAATCCGCTGGCGCATTTGATGGCGGAGGCGCTGTATCTTGGAAGTTCCGCCGCCGGAATGGCGTCGCCGGAAACGGTACAGGCGGAACTGTATCACGCCAACGCGATTGAAAGTGAAGATACCAATGCGGTTTGCATTCAGGCCGAAAACGGCGTGAAGCTGTTGTTCAGCGCGAGTCTTGCGACGCCGGAGTCCGGCGCGGTTGTTTGCGAAATCCGCACCGAAAAAGCAACTGTTACACTGACTGATTTCTGCACGGTTGATGTCGAGTTTCATGATGGACGCCGCGAGCGGCAGGATTTTACGGAAGAGGACGATGGGATTTTCAGCCGGCTGGCAATGCTGCGATCAACGATTCACAGTTTAAAATCCGGCGAACGGCCGCTGATTACCGTTGAAGAGTGCCGGCCGTTTGTGCTGGCGTGGAACGGCGCGTTTGAATCCGCCGGAATTCCGGCGGCGATTGACGCTGAATTTACAGCGGTTAAAAAACAGAACGGGAATACATTTCGGTACATTAAAAATATCGGCGGGTCTGTCCGGCAGATGGCGGAAAACGGAACGCTGTTTTCCGCCGCCGCAATTCCGTGGGCAAAGCCCGGGCGGATTGTGGATATGCGGAACTACACTCATTTTCCGTCGCTGAATTATGAGTTGATTGAATTGGAACAGATTGAGTCCCGTCGTATTCATATTGAAAGGGCATCATGA
- a CDS encoding metallophosphoesterase yields the protein MKKFRFAFATDIHMGLPFDGVRPYKGANQRAQWFFKEAAEGRLGDLDFILSGGDMIHGVELEKINAEQPAFAEYMKELSVVFYPCVGNHENRQHEGDAVYEKAYRDTFGADRTQYAFVHKGILFIMLNNSGDTGFDGSIEFQSPEVQQACRAARRKFLEQALAEHPGLPVFITFHIPIVPIRDAAVLEKTFGFISWICGDLALRQLIEDNSDRIIAVLSGHVHLTGRVKTNGVTHIVPSGLASFPHDVAIFDVANDCIDVQMISAPTELAVPYTTNLHLRKKDVAHTDSEHSTDLLYCTGNESERKFSLPYPRQRA from the coding sequence ATGAAAAAATTCAGATTTGCTTTTGCGACTGATATTCACATGGGACTGCCGTTCGACGGTGTGCGTCCGTACAAAGGTGCCAATCAGCGCGCGCAGTGGTTTTTTAAAGAAGCTGCGGAAGGCCGGCTGGGCGATCTCGATTTTATTCTGTCCGGCGGCGATATGATTCACGGCGTTGAACTCGAAAAGATCAACGCAGAGCAGCCGGCGTTTGCAGAATATATGAAAGAGCTGTCCGTGGTGTTTTATCCGTGCGTCGGCAATCACGAAAACCGGCAGCATGAAGGTGATGCGGTGTACGAAAAAGCGTACCGCGATACATTCGGCGCCGACCGCACGCAATATGCTTTTGTGCACAAAGGAATCCTCTTCATCATGCTGAATAACAGCGGCGATACGGGGTTTGACGGATCAATCGAATTTCAATCGCCCGAAGTTCAGCAGGCATGCCGCGCCGCGCGCCGGAAATTTCTTGAGCAGGCGCTGGCGGAACATCCCGGACTGCCGGTTTTCATCACGTTTCATATTCCGATTGTCCCGATCCGTGACGCCGCCGTGCTGGAAAAAACATTCGGCTTTATCAGTTGGATTTGCGGCGATCTTGCATTGCGGCAACTGATTGAAGACAACAGCGACCGGATTATTGCGGTGCTCTCCGGTCACGTGCATTTGACCGGCCGCGTAAAAACGAATGGCGTTACGCACATCGTTCCATCCGGGCTTGCCAGTTTTCCGCATGATGTTGCGATTTTTGATGTGGCGAACGACTGCATTGATGTGCAGATGATATCCGCGCCGACGGAGCTTGCTGTGCCGTACACAACCAACCTGCATTTGCGCAAAAAAGATGTCGCGCATACGGACAGCGAACATTCAACGGATCTGCTCTATTGCACCGGCAACGAATCTGAACGTAAATTTTCGCTGCCGTATCCACGGCAACGGGCTTAA
- the pheT gene encoding phenylalanine--tRNA ligase subunit beta, producing the protein MKFTLSWLKEYVDFDDTVEGLADRLTFAGLEVEKIETVGGMFDGVVAGKILAVEPHPDADKLRLCSVDYGAGATLKVVCGAPNVETGGVYPFAPVGTVLRGEKLKKAKIRGVESLGMLCAADELGLSNDHSGLMVLNPGTVPGTPLTEIIGAPETVFELEITPNRPDCLSVIGIAREVAAIYGAPLKIPVPEIKESTAAVEKYVSVEVQDTGKCPRYTAHVLKNIQIAPAPEWMQKRLNACGIRSINNVVDITNYVLLETGHPLHAFDYTLLQAGKIIVRNAGAGEKFITLDGTERVLNEHMTVIADTEKAIALGGIMGGLNTEINDHTKTVLLEAAVFEKSNIRATVKALGLSTDSSYRFQRGVNAESVEWASRRAAALMQDFAGAELCAGVLDAYAAPKTRRQITVHWHKICDLIGLGIPAGTQKEIFESLGISVLESDTEKALLEIPAFRDDLEREVDLSEEVIRLYGVDKIPEKMPDATTISGVSDARIRAIHACHKNLAGLGAREIMNYTLVNHALLDLFGKENYDAREELPHPISSDQSVLRTSLIPQMVESLGRNKSRQINEALFFESGRTFIKTEQGTKQVEKICIGLMGTAGRGALDKQRPVTREETFLHLKGLLENLFAAQKLVKVQFRPLDKAPEFSAGTAVEITAGKRKIGVLGLINDAARKEWRLNDPVAAAEIDLEALIENVWRRYPVKDIPLYPSIDRDFAFIVDEQVKHEEIVKAARSAAPAELETITLFDLFRGKPLEQGKKSMAYNFIYRSPAGTLTDERVNAFHDIVGKNVCEATGAAIREG; encoded by the coding sequence ATGAAATTTACATTAAGCTGGCTCAAAGAATATGTCGATTTTGATGATACCGTTGAAGGTCTTGCCGACCGCCTGACGTTCGCCGGTCTTGAAGTGGAAAAAATTGAAACTGTCGGCGGTATGTTTGATGGCGTCGTCGCCGGAAAAATTCTCGCCGTCGAGCCGCATCCGGATGCCGATAAACTGCGGTTGTGTAGTGTCGATTACGGCGCCGGCGCAACGCTTAAAGTGGTTTGCGGCGCTCCGAATGTCGAAACCGGCGGCGTCTATCCATTTGCGCCGGTCGGCACCGTACTGCGCGGTGAAAAACTGAAAAAAGCTAAAATCCGCGGCGTCGAATCGCTCGGTATGCTCTGTGCAGCGGATGAACTCGGACTTTCAAATGATCATTCAGGGCTGATGGTTCTCAATCCCGGAACTGTTCCCGGCACACCGCTGACCGAAATTATCGGCGCGCCGGAAACGGTGTTCGAACTTGAAATCACGCCGAACCGTCCGGACTGCTTAAGCGTCATCGGCATCGCGCGCGAAGTCGCCGCAATCTACGGCGCGCCGCTGAAAATTCCGGTGCCGGAAATTAAAGAGAGCACCGCAGCAGTAGAAAAATATGTTTCTGTTGAAGTTCAGGATACCGGAAAATGTCCGCGCTATACCGCGCACGTTTTGAAAAACATTCAAATTGCACCGGCGCCGGAATGGATGCAGAAACGGCTCAATGCCTGCGGCATCCGTTCCATCAACAACGTCGTCGATATCACCAACTATGTCCTGCTCGAAACCGGACATCCGTTGCACGCGTTCGATTACACGCTGCTGCAAGCGGGGAAAATTATTGTCCGCAACGCCGGCGCCGGTGAAAAATTTATCACGCTTGACGGCACAGAGCGCGTATTAAATGAACATATGACCGTCATTGCCGACACCGAAAAAGCCATTGCGCTCGGCGGCATAATGGGCGGACTTAATACTGAAATTAATGATCATACCAAAACTGTTCTGCTCGAAGCGGCGGTGTTTGAAAAGTCAAACATTCGCGCCACTGTAAAAGCGCTCGGGCTTTCCACTGACAGCTCCTACCGTTTTCAGCGCGGCGTGAATGCAGAGTCTGTTGAATGGGCGAGCCGCCGCGCCGCCGCACTCATGCAGGACTTTGCCGGCGCTGAACTTTGTGCCGGTGTGCTTGATGCATACGCCGCGCCGAAAACCAGACGGCAGATCACTGTTCACTGGCATAAAATCTGTGATTTGATTGGATTGGGAATTCCGGCGGGTACACAGAAAGAAATTTTTGAATCGCTCGGAATCAGCGTGCTGGAGAGCGATACCGAAAAAGCGCTGCTCGAAATTCCGGCCTTTCGTGACGACCTAGAACGCGAAGTTGATTTGAGCGAAGAAGTGATCCGGCTGTACGGTGTTGATAAAATTCCGGAAAAAATGCCGGACGCCACCACGATCTCCGGCGTCAGTGATGCGCGGATTCGCGCCATTCATGCATGCCATAAAAATCTCGCCGGACTCGGCGCACGTGAAATCATGAACTACACGCTCGTCAACCACGCCTTGCTCGATCTGTTCGGCAAAGAAAATTACGACGCGCGTGAAGAGCTGCCGCATCCGATCAGTTCGGATCAATCCGTACTGCGCACCTCGCTTATTCCGCAAATGGTTGAAAGCCTCGGACGCAATAAATCGCGTCAGATTAATGAAGCTCTCTTTTTTGAAAGCGGGCGCACCTTTATCAAAACTGAACAAGGAACAAAGCAGGTTGAAAAAATCTGTATCGGCCTAATGGGAACCGCCGGCCGCGGCGCACTCGATAAACAGCGCCCCGTCACCCGGGAAGAAACTTTTTTGCATCTGAAAGGACTGCTCGAAAATCTGTTCGCCGCACAGAAACTCGTTAAAGTACAGTTCCGTCCGCTCGATAAAGCACCGGAATTTTCCGCCGGCACCGCCGTGGAAATTACCGCCGGCAAACGGAAAATCGGCGTGCTTGGATTGATTAACGATGCCGCGCGCAAAGAGTGGCGCTTGAACGATCCGGTCGCTGCCGCCGAAATTGATCTTGAAGCGCTGATCGAAAACGTCTGGCGCCGGTATCCCGTCAAAGATATTCCGCTCTATCCGAGCATCGACCGCGATTTTGCATTTATCGTGGACGAACAGGTGAAGCATGAAGAGATCGTCAAAGCTGCCAGATCTGCCGCGCCGGCGGAACTGGAAACAATTACGCTGTTCGATCTCTTTCGCGGCAAGCCGCTTGAACAAGGCAAAAAGAGCATGGCATACAACTTTATCTACCGCTCTCCAGCCGGCACGCTCACCGACGAAAGAGTGAACGCCTTCCATGACATCGTCGGTAAAAATGTCTGCGAAGCCACTGGAGCCGCTATCCGTGAAGGTTAA
- a CDS encoding tetratricopeptide repeat protein gives MHKLIFILTASVSVAAVLMAQHPDGGISTNIFEHADTALPNRWDSAAEETNAPPLLRRPDQDVDTERELIIQTETGSRIELQDETETPPEFAAPEGVQHDSRTDRLLNAAQKYMEEGEYLSAEKAYLRARENYPEDAEIRFRLSTLYITMKRYSEAINYLKQLIEEYPDNPLLYNNLAWVYATGGRVRDGALALRYAREALMLSPYMPSIWNTLAEAYYVSGEYEKAAQISTEALILLSKTNPRETEVQSFQEQQAKIQRAHRTYRVLQGLDEYDN, from the coding sequence ATGCACAAACTGATTTTTATTTTAACCGCTTCCGTTTCCGTTGCTGCTGTGCTGATGGCTCAGCACCCGGACGGAGGAATTTCAACCAATATTTTTGAACATGCTGACACTGCACTTCCCAACCGGTGGGATTCCGCAGCGGAAGAAACCAATGCGCCGCCGCTGCTGCGGCGTCCCGATCAGGATGTCGACACAGAGCGTGAACTGATCATTCAAACAGAAACCGGCTCGCGGATTGAACTGCAGGATGAAACTGAAACTCCGCCGGAATTTGCTGCGCCGGAAGGGGTGCAGCACGACAGCCGCACCGACCGTCTGTTGAACGCCGCACAAAAATATATGGAAGAAGGAGAGTATTTATCAGCCGAAAAAGCCTATCTGCGCGCCCGCGAAAATTATCCGGAGGATGCTGAAATCCGGTTTCGCCTCAGTACGCTTTACATCACGATGAAACGCTATTCCGAGGCGATCAACTATCTGAAACAGCTCATTGAAGAATATCCCGATAATCCGCTGCTCTACAACAACCTCGCGTGGGTTTATGCCACCGGCGGACGTGTGCGCGACGGTGCGCTTGCGCTGCGTTATGCCCGTGAAGCACTGATGCTTTCACCGTACATGCCGTCCATTTGGAACACGCTGGCTGAAGCCTATTATGTTTCCGGTGAATACGAAAAAGCGGCGCAGATTTCAACGGAAGCGCTGATTCTGCTTTCAAAAACCAATCCGCGCGAAACAGAGGTGCAGTCGTTTCAGGAACAGCAGGCAAAAATTCAGCGCGCTCACCGCACCTACCGTGTACTGCAGGGCCTGGACGAATACGATAATTAA
- a CDS encoding HAD hydrolase-like protein produces the protein MKNSWSKNDLIHFDAKHDVLVALDSDGCVFDSMTIKQQIFHTGIIRFWQLENEEKEFRRIAEWTALYSQWRGLNRFELLLKIFQNMKTAVPYFPALTRIPNTAALEQFINSGRPLSTDELEKFMIVNAGDDRAITAPAGCGDNEDLRRILNWSRAVNIEIAGVKEMPVFAEVETSLQKIRRDCDVIVVSQTAEEALVHEWRNAGLEKYIDVIAGAELGSKKSTLQTIMCGRYAPAHMLMVGDAPGDLAAARSAGVNFFPIIPGDESASWIELRNTALKRITAGNFAGEYQTELIDRFHAALPFTPPWKKN, from the coding sequence ATGAAAAACAGCTGGAGCAAAAACGATCTGATTCATTTTGATGCAAAGCACGATGTACTGGTTGCGCTGGATTCCGACGGTTGTGTGTTTGACAGCATGACGATCAAACAGCAGATTTTTCATACCGGCATCATTCGCTTCTGGCAGCTCGAAAACGAAGAAAAGGAATTCCGGCGAATCGCCGAATGGACAGCGCTTTATTCGCAGTGGCGCGGGCTTAACCGGTTTGAGCTGCTGCTCAAAATTTTCCAGAATATGAAAACCGCTGTGCCGTACTTTCCGGCACTCACCAGAATCCCGAATACCGCCGCACTCGAGCAGTTTATAAATTCTGGTCGTCCGCTCAGCACGGATGAGCTGGAGAAATTTATGATTGTAAATGCGGGCGATGATCGCGCAATAACCGCACCCGCCGGATGCGGCGATAACGAAGATTTGCGCCGCATCCTGAACTGGAGCCGTGCAGTAAATATAGAAATCGCCGGTGTAAAAGAGATGCCGGTGTTTGCTGAGGTTGAAACATCACTGCAAAAAATTCGACGCGACTGCGATGTCATTGTCGTTTCGCAAACTGCCGAAGAAGCGCTTGTGCACGAATGGCGTAACGCCGGTCTTGAAAAATATATTGATGTGATTGCCGGCGCCGAACTCGGGTCAAAAAAATCGACGCTGCAAACCATTATGTGCGGACGCTATGCACCGGCGCACATGCTCATGGTTGGCGATGCCCCCGGCGATCTTGCCGCCGCCCGCTCCGCCGGCGTGAATTTTTTTCCGATCATTCCCGGCGACGAATCCGCCAGCTGGATTGAGTTGCGTAACACTGCATTAAAAAGAATTACTGCCGGAAATTTTGCCGGGGAATATCAGACAGAATTAATCGACCGTTTTCACGCCGCACTGCCGTTTACACCGCCGTGGAAGAAAAATTAG